In Haloarchaeobius litoreus, the following are encoded in one genomic region:
- a CDS encoding prenyltransferase, translated as MRATGVVSRLARVVPSEDRLSGYLLRLSRPRFWFYLAGPVVVGVTYAASSTADMFTPLALALFAYFLVPANVFLYGVNDAFDRDIDEHNPKKDDREVRYRGGTAVRVVVALAGLLAVPLLVVLPTVGALAFALYLFLAVEYSAPPLRFKTTPFLDSLSNGLYALPGVIAFVAVADTLPPTAAIAGAWLWTMAMHTFSAIPDIEPDREAGISTTATFLGERATYAYCGLVWLAAAAAFALVDARLGLLLGVYPVFVAGVALSDVAVDRAYWWFPFLNTVVGAVMTMGKLWVMVNG; from the coding sequence ATGAGAGCGACCGGTGTCGTCTCACGGCTCGCCCGGGTCGTCCCGTCGGAGGACCGGCTCTCGGGCTACCTGCTCCGGCTCTCCAGGCCCCGGTTCTGGTTCTACCTCGCCGGGCCGGTCGTCGTCGGCGTCACCTACGCCGCGAGCAGCACGGCAGATATGTTCACGCCCCTCGCCCTCGCCCTGTTCGCGTACTTCCTGGTCCCGGCGAACGTGTTCCTCTACGGGGTCAACGACGCGTTCGACCGCGACATCGACGAACACAACCCCAAGAAGGACGACCGGGAGGTCCGGTACCGCGGCGGGACGGCCGTCCGGGTCGTCGTCGCCCTCGCCGGATTGCTCGCGGTGCCCCTCCTGGTCGTCCTCCCGACCGTCGGTGCGCTGGCGTTCGCGCTCTACCTGTTCCTCGCCGTCGAGTACAGCGCGCCACCGCTGCGGTTCAAGACGACGCCGTTCCTCGACTCGCTCTCGAACGGGCTGTACGCGCTCCCTGGCGTCATCGCGTTCGTCGCCGTCGCCGACACCCTCCCGCCGACGGCGGCCATCGCGGGAGCGTGGCTCTGGACGATGGCGATGCACACGTTCTCCGCCATCCCGGACATCGAACCGGACCGCGAGGCGGGCATCAGTACCACCGCGACGTTCCTCGGCGAGCGAGCCACCTACGCCTACTGTGGGCTGGTCTGGCTCGCCGCCGCCGCCGCGTTCGCGCTGGTGGACGCCCGGCTCGGCCTGCTGCTCGGGGTCTACCCCGTGTTCGTCGCTGGTGTCGCGCTCTCGGACGTGGCCGTCGACCGGGCGTACTGGTGGTTCCCGTTCCTCAACACCGTCGTCGGGGCCGTCATGACGATGGGCAAGCTCTGGGTGATGGTGAATGGCTGA
- a CDS encoding ArsR/SmtB family transcription factor translates to MSRLLPFRSDETTPTPEQPPRVVDLDSDDADQVFGALSSDTARRIYTCLHEEPRTPSDIADEIDSSIQNVRYHLEKLEDAGLIDVVDVWYSSRGNEMNVYAPQSGPLIVSGDEQRSSRLRSALGRFVGGVGVLAAASLFVQYGLPRLLGRTGWGATGGSGGAVEPTGGGGDDAEFAARSGNETAAPTTAEGDVEVAAETSTPQATATDGGDVSVFNNDGNATTETAEMADAPATEAAQTTTDGAAAGADTAVQGADALLSTIEPGLLFFAGGLLVLTLVLGYWYWSGDQY, encoded by the coding sequence ATGTCGCGGCTCCTCCCGTTCCGCTCGGACGAGACGACCCCCACCCCAGAACAGCCACCGCGGGTGGTCGACCTCGACAGCGACGACGCCGACCAGGTGTTCGGAGCGCTCTCCTCGGACACCGCGAGACGTATCTACACCTGTCTGCACGAGGAGCCGCGGACCCCGAGCGACATCGCCGACGAGATCGACTCGTCGATCCAGAACGTCCGGTACCACCTCGAGAAGCTGGAGGACGCCGGCCTCATCGACGTCGTGGACGTCTGGTACTCCTCGCGCGGCAACGAGATGAACGTCTACGCACCCCAGTCCGGCCCGCTCATCGTCTCCGGGGACGAGCAGCGCTCCTCGCGGCTCCGGTCGGCGCTCGGCCGGTTCGTCGGCGGCGTCGGCGTGCTCGCGGCCGCCAGCCTGTTCGTCCAGTACGGCCTGCCACGGCTGCTCGGGCGGACCGGCTGGGGCGCGACGGGCGGGTCGGGCGGGGCGGTCGAACCGACCGGCGGCGGCGGTGACGACGCCGAGTTCGCCGCTCGGAGCGGCAACGAGACGGCGGCACCCACGACCGCCGAGGGCGACGTGGAAGTCGCCGCGGAGACCAGCACCCCACAGGCGACGGCGACCGACGGCGGAGACGTAAGCGTGTTCAACAACGACGGCAACGCGACGACCGAGACCGCCGAGATGGCGGACGCCCCCGCCACCGAGGCGGCACAGACGACCACCGACGGTGCCGCAGCCGGGGCCGACACCGCCGTGCAGGGGGCCGACGCGCTCCTCTCGACCATCGAACCCGGCCTACTCTTCTTCGCCGGCGGCCTGCTCGTGCTGACGCTCGTGCTCGGCTACTGGTACTGGTCCGGCGACCAGTACTGA
- the cruF gene encoding bisanhydrobacterioruberin hydratase: MAEASGAGGGDGPSDGEGGDGFDRRRFEARLDALVREHRFTIAVVFPLVGAVTLVASAEGWLPDPLAYNPLFVLFGVLVMRLPLVAGVLPLVGRRAAASLGLLTLYAYGIELVGIRTGWPYGYFEYEVPLGPMLFGEVPVALPVFFFPLVLNAYLLMLLLLGSRARSRVVRLLVTIAAVVAIDLVLDPGAVAVDFWEYAAHPDGVGGYYGVPASNYLGWVLSATVAVVAFDVAFARQGLLDRLEACEFMLDDMVSFVLLWGSINALYGNWIPVVLAAGFGVGLLATDRFDFSVGDSALVRAVQR; encoded by the coding sequence ATGGCTGAGGCGAGCGGGGCGGGCGGCGGAGACGGCCCCTCGGACGGCGAGGGCGGCGACGGCTTCGACCGCCGACGGTTCGAGGCGCGCCTCGACGCGCTCGTCCGCGAGCACCGGTTCACCATCGCCGTCGTCTTCCCGCTGGTCGGCGCGGTGACGCTCGTCGCCAGCGCGGAGGGCTGGCTCCCCGACCCGCTGGCGTACAACCCGCTGTTCGTGCTGTTCGGCGTGCTCGTCATGCGGCTCCCGCTCGTCGCGGGTGTGCTACCGCTCGTCGGCAGGCGGGCCGCGGCCAGTCTCGGGCTGTTGACGCTGTACGCCTACGGCATCGAGCTCGTCGGCATCCGCACTGGCTGGCCGTACGGCTACTTCGAGTACGAGGTGCCGCTCGGCCCGATGCTGTTCGGGGAGGTGCCGGTCGCGCTGCCGGTCTTTTTCTTCCCGCTCGTACTCAACGCCTACCTGTTGATGCTGCTGCTGCTCGGGAGCCGGGCGCGTTCGCGGGTGGTCCGGCTGCTCGTCACCATCGCGGCCGTCGTCGCCATCGACCTCGTGCTCGACCCCGGCGCGGTCGCGGTGGACTTCTGGGAGTACGCCGCCCACCCCGACGGCGTCGGCGGCTACTACGGCGTCCCCGCCTCGAACTACCTCGGCTGGGTGCTCTCGGCGACGGTCGCCGTCGTCGCCTTCGACGTGGCGTTCGCCCGCCAGGGGCTGCTCGACCGGCTGGAGGCGTGCGAGTTCATGCTCGACGACATGGTGAGCTTCGTGCTGCTCTGGGGGAGCATCAACGCCCTCTACGGCAACTGGATTCCGGTCGTCCTCGCGGCAGGCTTCGGCGTCGGCCTGCTCGCCACCGACCGGTTCGACTTCTCGGTGGGTGACAGCGCGCTCGTCAGGGCAGTCCAGCGGTGA